A DNA window from Hevea brasiliensis isolate MT/VB/25A 57/8 chromosome 2, ASM3005281v1, whole genome shotgun sequence contains the following coding sequences:
- the LOC110661936 gene encoding transcription factor BEE 3 isoform X2 translates to MEFTADLLGFKPSLPFLDIDPNLESLNQFSVVNQTILDTSNLNSIHSFDVPFSSDNFFSHQAAAAEFPGNLADNFPGIFHQNNHHNIMPVSHGQSFSTPGNESEFLESNKRKAMDVSESSSLNSSPQVSESGKGKNSSRRGKRVQGKEEEEKPKEVVHVRARRGQATDSHSLAERVRREKINDRLRCLQDIVPGCYKTMGMAVMFDEIINYVQSLQNQVEFLSMKLAAASTFYDFNAETDEIEMQRAKAQEAKETESVMREGYGGLSNHFHQTWSL, encoded by the exons ATGGAATTCACAGCAGATCTTCTAGGCTTTAAACCCTCTCTTCCATTCTTGGACATTGATCCGAATTTGGAATCCTTGAACCAATTCTCAGTTGTAAACCAAACTATCCTAGATACTTCAAATTTGAATTCAATCCACAGCTTCGATGTGCCTTTCTCTAGTGACAACTTCTTTAGTCATCAAGCTGCAGCTGCAGAATTCCCTGGCAACTTGGCAGATAATTTTCCTGGTATTTTCCATCAAAACAACCATCATAATATTATGCCAGTTTCTCATGGTCAGTCCTTTTCCACTCCTGGAAATGAAAGTGAATTTCTTGAAAGCAACAAGAGAAAAGCAATGGATGTATCAGAAAGCTCTTCTTTAAACTCATCTCCACAAGTTTCTGAAAGTGGGAAGGGCAAAAAT AGTTCAAGAAGAGGAAAGAGAGTGCAAGGCAAGGAAGAGGAAGAGAAACCAAAGGAAGTTGTTCATGTCAGAGCTAGAAGAGGGCAAGCCACTGATAGCCACAGTTTAGCAGAAAGG GTAAGAAGAGAAAAAATCAATGACAGACTAAGATGCTTGCAAGATATTGTCCCAGGCTGCTACaag ACCATGGGCATGGCAGTAATGTTCGATGAGATAATTAATTATGTTCAGTCTCTGCAGAATCAAGTTGAG TTTCTATCAATGAAGCTCGCTGCGGCAAGTACATTTTATGACTTCAATGCAGAGACAGACGAAATAGAAA tgcaGAGGGCAAAGGCACAAGAGGCAAAAGAGACGGAGAGTGTGATGAGAGAAGGATATGGAGGATTGAGTAATCACTTCCATCAAACATGGTCCCTTTGA
- the LOC110661936 gene encoding transcription factor BEE 3 isoform X1 produces the protein MEFTADLLGFKPSLPFLDIDPNLESLNQFSVVNQTILDTSNLNSIHSFDVPFSSDNFFSHQAAAAEFPGNLADNFPGIFHQNNHHNIMPVSHGQSFSTPGNESEFLESNKRKAMDVSESSSLNSSPQVSESGKGKNSSRRGKRVQGKEEEEKPKEVVHVRARRGQATDSHSLAERVRREKINDRLRCLQDIVPGCYKTMGMAVMFDEIINYVQSLQNQVEFLSMKLAAASTFYDFNAETDEIETMQRAKAQEAKETESVMREGYGGLSNHFHQTWSL, from the exons ATGGAATTCACAGCAGATCTTCTAGGCTTTAAACCCTCTCTTCCATTCTTGGACATTGATCCGAATTTGGAATCCTTGAACCAATTCTCAGTTGTAAACCAAACTATCCTAGATACTTCAAATTTGAATTCAATCCACAGCTTCGATGTGCCTTTCTCTAGTGACAACTTCTTTAGTCATCAAGCTGCAGCTGCAGAATTCCCTGGCAACTTGGCAGATAATTTTCCTGGTATTTTCCATCAAAACAACCATCATAATATTATGCCAGTTTCTCATGGTCAGTCCTTTTCCACTCCTGGAAATGAAAGTGAATTTCTTGAAAGCAACAAGAGAAAAGCAATGGATGTATCAGAAAGCTCTTCTTTAAACTCATCTCCACAAGTTTCTGAAAGTGGGAAGGGCAAAAAT AGTTCAAGAAGAGGAAAGAGAGTGCAAGGCAAGGAAGAGGAAGAGAAACCAAAGGAAGTTGTTCATGTCAGAGCTAGAAGAGGGCAAGCCACTGATAGCCACAGTTTAGCAGAAAGG GTAAGAAGAGAAAAAATCAATGACAGACTAAGATGCTTGCAAGATATTGTCCCAGGCTGCTACaag ACCATGGGCATGGCAGTAATGTTCGATGAGATAATTAATTATGTTCAGTCTCTGCAGAATCAAGTTGAG TTTCTATCAATGAAGCTCGCTGCGGCAAGTACATTTTATGACTTCAATGCAGAGACAGACGAAATAGAAACAATGcag AGGGCAAAGGCACAAGAGGCAAAAGAGACGGAGAGTGTGATGAGAGAAGGATATGGAGGATTGAGTAATCACTTCCATCAAACATGGTCCCTTTGA